From Nymphaea colorata isolate Beijing-Zhang1983 chromosome 6, ASM883128v2, whole genome shotgun sequence, a single genomic window includes:
- the LOC116255702 gene encoding protein ECERIFERUM 2, translating to MAEVFIRRVRTVPSTKHSMPWKIFSLSALDHCMEFNSLRIIYYYKFPGEESITRRLLQSLSEALTSFPVITGRLLMDDKGNWTIKSNDAGVRVIQATTGVSLDEWMKIAGNRDEIRLTYWDYEHEKSYVWSPLHIQLTEFEGGGLAIGLSCTHLVADMASLTMLVKAWADTHALKERPQPPSFYPLPAKACKKTFSKLENGMIECYKSMSKPIDTETPCPETCEPKYETLAFLFTEEQISKCMEAAQLGSVNEPAASAAFEVLAALFWISCTKAKKKPKLVDLLVCIDMKKTMGFRSDFFGNSMVFNKVYGSDEMLRDNELRSASRAVHGTVRKMGEEEMLDLLQYMESNRDEYGRLPKTVLHYGPDLVCINLENLEPYSAIFQKGTEPLHVSFHSLPMVGSEGQIMILPSPQGGLSRMVMVSLPLDQIRRLREDAAILGFNPTILGGTRKP from the exons ATGGCTGAAGTCTTCATTAGACGTGTAAGAACTGTTCCAAGCACAAAGCATTCGATGCCATGGAAAATTTTCTCTCTGTCAGCCCTCGATCACTGCATGGAATTTAACAGCCTTCGCATCATTTACTACTACAAGTTTCCCGGCGAAGAATCAATTACCAGGAGGTTGCTGCAGTCACTTTCAGAAGCGCTAACGAGCTTTCCGGTGATAACCGGGAGGCTCCTAATGGATGACAAAGGGAATTGGACGATCAAAAGCAATGATGCTGGAGTCAGGGTGATACAAGCTACAACAGGAGTGAGCCTTGATGAGTGGATGAAGATTGCAGGTAACCGTGACGAGATCAGACTTACATACTGGGATTACGAGCACGAAAAATCATATGTCTGGTCTCCCCTTCACATCCAG CTAACAGAGTTTGAAGGTGGAGGGTTAGCGATCGGATTGAGCTGCACTCATCTAGTTGCAGATATGGCCTCCCTCACCATGTTGGTCAAAGCTTGGGCAGATACGCATGCACTGAAAGAGAGACCACAGCCTCCTTCTTTCTATCCCTTACCTGCAAAAGCttgcaagaaaacattttctaaGCTTGAAAATGGGATGATAGAGTGCTACAAGTCCATGTCTAAACCAATCGACACTGAAACTCCATGTCCAGAGACGTGCGAGCCCAAATACGAGACACTTGCATTTCTCTTCACCGAGGAACAGATAAGCAAGTGCATGGAGGCAGCACAACTTGGGTCAGTCAATGAACCTGCAGCTTCTGCCGCGTTTGAGGTCCTTGCTGCCTTGTTTTGGATCAGTTGCACCAAAGCAAAGAAGAAACCCAAATTAGTGGACCTGTTAGTGTGCATTGACATGAAGAAGACAATGGGGTTTCGATCCGATTTTTTTGGCAAttccatggttttcaataaaGTATATGGCTCAGACGAGATGTTAAGAGATAATGAGTTAAGATCTGCATCAAGGGCTGTACATGGTACTGTTAGGAAGATGGGAGAGGAGGAGATGCTGGATCTTCTTCAATACATGGAATCAAATAGAGATGAGTATGGTCGACTTCCGAAGACTGTCTTGCACTATGGACCTGACCTAGTCTGCATTAACTTGGAGAACTTGGAACCATACTCTGCTATATTTCAGAAAGGAACAGAGCCTCTTCATGTCTCTTTCCACTCATTGCCCATGGTTGGCAGCGAGGGACAGATTATGATTCTTCCGTCCCCACAAGGGGGATTGAGCAGGATGGTCATGGTTTCGCTCCCGCTGGATCAGATCAGAAGACTTAGGGAAGATGCAGCTATACTAGGCTTCAACCCAACTATACTTGGGGGGACGAGGAAACCATGA